From a single Anaeromicrobium sediminis genomic region:
- a CDS encoding gamma-glutamyl-gamma-aminobutyrate hydrolase family protein — protein sequence MKPTIGLTTYHVNAHEHLNGRVRGMVDQNMLMSTMDYSECVKRAGGIPVAIPLIMDDDYIEAIVDKMDGFLFTGGSDIHPKHYDEELHKNIDHINTKRDMFELKLLKAVLKRDKPILGICRGCQLINVHFGGNLYQDIYSQLDTDLKHMSNILPRYEVSHKIKIVEDSSLYEAFGQKEIWVNSVHHQSLKKLGKGIKKIAWASDNIIEAIEHKGYKFVLGVQWHPEMMSKVHRKQLEVFKLLINKSI from the coding sequence ATGAAGCCTACTATAGGATTGACTACATATCATGTTAATGCTCATGAACATTTAAATGGAAGGGTAAGGGGAATGGTTGATCAAAATATGCTAATGAGTACTATGGATTATTCAGAATGTGTTAAGAGGGCTGGAGGAATTCCTGTAGCTATTCCACTTATTATGGATGATGATTACATAGAAGCCATAGTAGATAAGATGGATGGATTTTTATTTACAGGAGGATCTGATATACATCCAAAACATTATGATGAAGAACTCCATAAAAATATAGATCATATCAATACCAAAAGGGATATGTTTGAACTGAAATTATTAAAAGCCGTATTAAAAAGAGATAAACCTATATTAGGAATTTGTAGAGGTTGTCAATTGATTAATGTACACTTTGGAGGAAATCTATATCAAGACATATATAGTCAATTGGATACAGATTTGAAACATATGTCTAACATATTACCTAGATATGAAGTAAGTCACAAGATAAAAATAGTAGAAGATAGCAGTTTATATGAGGCATTTGGTCAAAAAGAAATATGGGTTAACAGTGTTCATCATCAATCATTAAAGAAGTTAGGAAAAGGCATAAAAAAGATTGCTTGGGCCAGTGACAATATAATAGAAGCAATAGAGCATAAGGGTTATAAGTTTGTGCTAGGAGTACAATGGCATCCTGAAATGATGTCAAAGGTTCATAGGAAGCAATTAGAAGTATTTAAATTATTAATAAATAAATCAATCTAA
- a CDS encoding class I SAM-dependent rRNA methyltransferase, protein MSREIILKVKSKFADKFKNGYPLIFKEALINGNDLKNEGEIIKLVTEKNKFIGRGYYGKQNKGLGWVLTTKENEKIDIKFFEKKLVSALNKRVSFYSSKNTTAFRVFNGEGDGIGGFTVEYFDGYYLINWYSKGIYKFRDEVINSLKKLVEFKGIYEKKRFDTSGKYIEDNDFVMGEKAENPIIVKENGVNFAIYLNEGAMVGVFLDQRDVRRTIRDKYAKGKTVLNTFSYTGAFSIFAALGGAKKTTSVDLANRSLSKTIEHFSINNIDYEAEDIVVEDVFNYFKYAVKKELKFDMVILDPPSFAKSKKFKFSASKDYKDLLKEAIAITENNGVIVASTNCSTFDMKKFKGFIETAFKEMKGKYKILEQFSLPSDFRVNKNFKEGNYLKVAFIKKLK, encoded by the coding sequence ATGAGCAGAGAAATTATATTAAAAGTTAAATCAAAATTTGCAGACAAATTTAAAAATGGATATCCATTAATTTTTAAGGAAGCATTAATAAATGGAAATGATTTGAAAAATGAAGGTGAAATAATAAAGCTTGTGACAGAAAAAAACAAGTTTATAGGAAGAGGATATTACGGAAAACAAAACAAAGGGCTAGGTTGGGTTTTAACTACTAAGGAAAATGAAAAGATAGATATTAAATTCTTTGAAAAGAAACTAGTATCAGCTTTAAATAAAAGGGTATCCTTTTATAGTAGTAAAAATACTACGGCATTTAGGGTATTCAATGGAGAAGGAGATGGAATTGGAGGCTTTACTGTTGAATATTTTGATGGGTACTATCTTATAAATTGGTATAGTAAAGGAATATATAAGTTTAGAGATGAAGTAATAAATTCTTTAAAGAAATTAGTTGAATTTAAAGGAATATATGAAAAGAAGAGATTTGATACATCAGGTAAATACATAGAAGATAATGATTTTGTAATGGGTGAAAAGGCAGAAAATCCTATTATAGTTAAGGAAAATGGTGTAAATTTTGCTATATACCTTAATGAGGGAGCCATGGTAGGAGTGTTTTTAGACCAAAGGGATGTGAGAAGGACTATTAGGGATAAATATGCAAAGGGAAAGACTGTTCTTAATACTTTTTCTTATACGGGGGCATTTTCCATATTTGCAGCCCTAGGGGGAGCTAAAAAAACTACTAGTGTGGATTTGGCTAATAGGAGTTTAAGTAAGACCATAGAGCATTTTTCCATAAATAATATAGATTATGAAGCTGAAGACATAGTAGTAGAAGATGTATTTAACTATTTTAAATATGCTGTTAAAAAGGAATTGAAATTTGATATGGTAATCCTAGATCCACCAAGCTTTGCAAAATCTAAAAAGTTTAAATTTAGTGCGTCAAAGGATTACAAGGATTTATTAAAGGAAGCCATAGCCATAACAGAGAATAATGGAGTAATAGTGGCATCTACCAATTGTAGTACCTTTGATATGAAAAAGTTTAAAGGATTTATAGAAACTGCATTTAAAGAAATGAAGGGAAAATATAAAATATTAGAACAATTCTCCCTACCTTCAGATTTCAGAGTAAATAAAAACTTTAAAGAGGGTAATTATTTAAAGGTAGCTTTTATTAAAAAGTTAAAATAA
- a CDS encoding GNAT family N-acetyltransferase, translating to MELNSHRLRLVPLTLKELENSLVDKELVERKAGLKSNGQLSNLMRIVYKIKINNIKKDPKNYLFYTYWQIILKEENRVVGRVGFKHIPDKDGKIEVGYGMEEEYRGKSYMTEALNTIIKWAFEQEETKSVFAVTQKHNVPSQRVLLKVGMDLYEEDEKFYKWILEKN from the coding sequence ATGGAATTGAATTCACATAGATTAAGATTAGTACCACTAACTTTAAAGGAATTAGAGAATAGTCTTGTAGATAAGGAATTGGTAGAAAGAAAAGCTGGACTGAAATCTAATGGACAACTAAGCAATCTCATGAGAATTGTATATAAAATAAAAATAAATAATATAAAAAAAGATCCTAAAAACTATCTGTTCTACACCTACTGGCAAATAATATTGAAAGAAGAAAATCGTGTCGTAGGAAGGGTAGGATTTAAGCATATACCAGATAAGGATGGTAAGATAGAAGTTGGGTATGGCATGGAAGAAGAATATAGAGGGAAATCCTATATGACAGAGGCACTAAATACTATTATTAAATGGGCATTTGAACAGGAAGAGACAAAATCCGTATTTGCAGTTACACAAAAACATAATGTGCCTTCTCAAAGGGTACTTTTAAAGGTAGGAATGGACTTGTATGAGGAAGATGAAAAGTTTTATAAATGGATATTAGAAAAAAATTAA
- a CDS encoding CBO0543 family protein, with amino-acid sequence MIVAFKWGDLKNWKLYYPTILYFAIGDLAYNFLTCNNPLWIYESPIFTHTFSDLLVLSIAFPSFVLVFLPHYPDGFMNQIIYIGICVFICSILEYISYSLGYFSYHNGWSIWWSAILYCIAFPLLILHYKKPLLVWPISIVLALGTLLLFDIPLKILK; translated from the coding sequence ATGATAGTTGCTTTCAAGTGGGGAGATTTGAAAAATTGGAAATTATATTATCCTACAATCTTATATTTTGCTATTGGTGATTTGGCCTATAACTTTTTAACATGTAATAATCCCCTTTGGATATATGAGTCTCCAATTTTTACACACACATTTAGTGATTTACTAGTACTATCTATAGCTTTTCCTTCTTTTGTTTTAGTTTTTTTACCACATTATCCGGATGGATTTATGAATCAAATAATTTATATAGGAATCTGTGTGTTTATTTGTTCAATATTAGAGTATATTTCCTATTCTCTAGGTTACTTTTCTTATCACAATGGATGGAGTATTTGGTGGTCAGCTATACTTTATTGTATTGCTTTCCCCCTATTGATTCTTCACTATAAAAAACCCCTTTTGGTTTGGCCTATATCCATTGTATTAGCTCTTGGTACTTTATTATTATTTGATATACCTTTAAAAATCTTAAAGTAG